From the genome of Ralstonia insidiosa:
GCTGTATGAAGAACTCGCCGCGCTGCCGACCATCGGTGCGGGCGATGTCGTGGAGGGCGATCTGGTGCTGAACGTCGGCAACCGCGAAGGTTGGGCAGACACGGCGGATATTTGAGCGCTGACTATACTGCGCGCATTCACACCCATATTCCGCAAGACACCATGATGCCCACCCTGAACGAAGACCAACGCAAGGCCCTGTTTGCCGAAGTGCCCGGCTGGACACTGCAGAGCGACCGCGACGCGATCCAGAAGACCTTCACCTTTGCCGACTTCAACGCCGCGTTCGGCTTCATGACGCGCGTGGCGATCAAGGCCGAGCAGATGAATCACCACCCGGAGTGGTTCAACGTATGGAATCGCGTGGACATCACCTTGTCTACGCATGACGCAAACGGCCTCACGCACCGTGACGCCGATCTCGCGCGCTTCATCGAGCAGGCCGCGAAGAGCACCGGCGCGAAATAACGCC
Proteins encoded in this window:
- a CDS encoding 4a-hydroxytetrahydrobiopterin dehydratase, whose product is MMPTLNEDQRKALFAEVPGWTLQSDRDAIQKTFTFADFNAAFGFMTRVAIKAEQMNHHPEWFNVWNRVDITLSTHDANGLTHRDADLARFIEQAAKSTGAK